One Camelina sativa cultivar DH55 chromosome 3, Cs, whole genome shotgun sequence genomic window carries:
- the LOC104779069 gene encoding glutathione S-transferase T3-like — protein MVANDQKGGTFWKHIAAYFAESPQLVGMQKREVGHYKQRWGKMNDQVCKFVGCLQAATKQKSSGQNENDVMKLANQIYHYDHKVKFTLEHCWRELRHDQKWCASYTTVGLSKRRKVDDGFQASGQSTNTNTISHGDEAMARPLGVNASKAKGKRTSKAMEGENKSLIVLNEVWEIKQKDHELSKKDYAFWILLAKTEPLSDIELALKNKLITDMLSNA, from the coding sequence ATGGTTGCAAATGATCAAAAGGGTGGGACCTTTTGGAAACACATTGCAGCTTACTTTGCTGAAAGTCCTCAGCTTGTTGGTATGCAAAAGAGAGAGGTTGGTCACTATAAGCAAAGGTGGGGGAAGATGAACGACCAAGTGTGCAAGTTTGTTGGCTGCTTACAGGCTGCAACCAAGCAAAAGTCAAGTGgccaaaatgaaaatgatgtcATGAAGCTTGCTAACCAAATCTACCATTATGATCACAAGGTCAAGTTCACACTTGAGCATTGTTGGAGGGAGCTGCGCCATGATCAAAAATGGTGTGCATCTTATACGACAGTGGGcttgtcaaaaagaagaaaggttgACGATGGGTTTCAAGCTTCAGGACAATCAACAAACACCAATACAATTAGCCATGGTGATGAAGCAATGGCTCGTCCTCTTGGTGTTAATGCCTCAAAGGCCAAAGGTAAAAGGACTAGCAAAGCCATGGAAGGAGAGAACAAGAGTTTGATAGTGTTGAATGAGGTGTGGGAGATAAAGCAGAAGGACCATGAATTGAGTAAGAAGGATTATGCATTTTGGATTCTTCTTGCAAAAACAGAGCCACTTAGTGATATAGAATTGGCTTTGAAGAACAAGTTAATCACTGACATGTTGTCAAATGCTTAA
- the LOC104777394 gene encoding putative methylesterase 14, chloroplastic — MGNKIISMMKKDSKDGGSKSKRMNRSQRKLLADEEMLHRRALSMAIHQAQLSQRFDGSMSRRVGSTSTRKRTLSDPFSNGKQVPDFSESLTVKKFVLVHGEGFGAWCWYKIVASLEESGLSPTTVDLTGCGFNMTDTNTVSTLEEYSKPLIELLENLPEEEKIILVGHSTGGASVSYALERYPEKISKAIFVCATMVSDGQRPFDVFSEELGSAERFMQESQFLIYGNGKDKPPTGFMFEKPHMKGLYFNQSPNKDIALAMISMRPVPLGPMMEKVSLTAERYGKGRRFYVQTLDDRALSPDVQEKVVRENSPEGVFKIKGSDHCPFFSKPQSLHKILLEIAQIP, encoded by the exons ATGGGTAACAAGATAATCTCCATGATGAAGAAAGATAGCAAAGATGGAGGATCTAAGAGCAAAAGAATGAATCGGTCACAGAGGAAATTGCTTGCTGATGAAGAGATGTTGCATCGTCGAGCTCTTTCCATGGCGATTCATCAAGCTCAGCTTTCTCAGAGATTTGATGGATCTATGTCTAGACGTGTCGGTTCTACTAGTACTAGGAAACGAACCCTCTCTGACCCTTTTTCTAATGGCAAGCAG GTACCTGATTTTTCAGAGAGCTTGACGGTAAAGAAGTTTGTTCTGGTGCACGGTGAAGGGTTTGGGGCATGGTGTTGGTACAAAATTGTTGCATCATTGGAAGAGTCAGGACTTTCTCCTACTACAGTTGACCTCACTGGTTGTGGATTTAATATGACAGACACAAACACTGTCTCTACCTTGGAAGAATATTCAAAACCATTGATCGAGCTCCTCGAAAATCTCCCTGAAGAAGAGAAG ATTATTCTAGTGGGTCATAGTACTGGAGGTGCTTCTGTTTCATATGCGTTAGAGCGGTATCCAGAGAAAATCTCAAAAGCTATATTTGTATGTGCAACCATGGTTTCTGATGGCCAAAGACCCTTTGATGTTTTCTCTGAAGAG CTTGGTTCCGCAGAGCGGTTCATGCAAGAGTCGCAATTCTTGATATATGGGAACGGAAAAGACAAGCCTCCTACAGGGTTCATGTTTGAGAAACCACACATGAAAGGCTTGTATTTCAATCAATCACCCAACAAG GATATAGCATTGGCAATGATCTCAATGCGACCAGTACCACTTGGACCAATGATGGAGAAGGTATCTCTAACCGCAGAAAGATACGggaaaggaagaagattctATGTTCAGACATTAGATGACCGTGCGCTCTCACCAGATGTTCAAGAGAAGGTAGTGAGAGAAAACAGCCCTGAAGGTGTCTTCAAGATCAAAGGAAGTGATCATTGTCCTTTCTTCTCAAAGCCTCAATCTCTCCACAAAATTCTTCTCGAAATTGCACAGATTCCTTAA
- the LOC104777395 gene encoding uncharacterized protein LOC104777395 has translation MLFAAEGGGFFSSSASGYSNGLALLLLGQRNEQKPVKVSSSQWNHYHLVVEESNTGFRLDSSKNWLSSACTSLICFGRKSERQPNNPSPIRDSPSHTQQDFTSESSVCREGKKEENHVEYNCEITNRFALKSSLKKRSFSDVVIGDDDASGDGVVDHTDRRKVQWPDTCGIEIAEVREFEPSEVGESDDEFHHGSGKSCMCTIM, from the exons ATGTTATTTGCAGCAGAAGGAGGAggattcttctcttcatcagcTTCTGGTTATAGCAATGGTTTAGCTCTTCTTCTATTAGGTCAGAGGAATGAACAAAAGCCTGTCAAGGTGTCATCATCACAGTGGAACCATTATCATTTAGTAGTTGAAGAATCTAATACCGGGTTTCGTTTAGATTCCTCTAAGAACTGGCTCTCCTCTGCCTGCACTTCTCTTATATGTTTTGGTCGCAAATCCGAAAGACAACCTAATAATCCATCTCCTATCCGAGACAGTCCTTCTCATACACAACAAGATTTCACTTCTGAATCTTCAGTTTGTCGGgaagggaagaaggaagagaacCATGTGGAGTATAATTGTGAAATTACTAATAGGTTTGCGCTTAAGAGCAGTTTGAAGAAAAGATCATTTAGTGATGTTGttattggtgatgatgatgcgaGTGGAGATGGCGTGGTGGATCATACAGATAGAAGGAAAGTGCAATGGCCTGACACTTGTGGTATTGAGATTGCTGAGGTCAGAGAGTTTGAGCCTAG TGAAGTAGGTGAATCAGACGATGAGTTCCATCATGGAAGTGGTAAAAGCTGTATGTGCACAATCATGTGA
- the LOC104777397 gene encoding 40S ribosomal protein S18: protein MSLVANEEFQHILRVLNTNVDGKQKIMFALTSIKGIGRRLANIVCKKADVDMNKRAGELSAAEIDNLMNIVANPRQFKIPDWFLNRQKDYKDGKYSQVVSNALDMKLRDDLERLKKIRNHRGLRHYWGLRVRGQHTKTTGRRGKTVGVSKKR from the exons ATG TCTCTGGTTGCAAATGAGGAGTTCCAGCACATTCTGCGTGTGCTCAACACTAACGTTGATGGAAAGCAGAAGATTATGTTTGCACTTACCTCTATCAAGGGTATTGGAAGGAGATTGGCCAACATTGTCTGCAAGAAAGCCGATGTCGACATGAACAAGAG GGCTGGTGAGTTATCTGCAGCTGAGATTGACAACCTCATGAACATTGTTGCAAACCCAAGACAGTTCAAGATTCCAGACTGGTTCTTGAACAGACAGAAAGACTACAAGGATGGTAAGTACTCTCAAGTTGTCTCCAATGCCCTTGACATGAAGCTCAGGGATGATCTTGAACGTCTCAAGAAAATCAG AAACCACCGTGGTCTGAGACATTACTGGGGTCTCCGTGTCCGTGGACAACACACCAAGACAACTGGTCGCAGAGGAAAGACTGTTGGTGTGTCGAAGAAGCGTTAA
- the LOC104779070 gene encoding defensin-like protein 208 gives NLNSVSFTVLLLVLLMASTGIIETEAACFKFFGECRAVPFLGTNTSCTNCCVEKVGSAVCSGRVVVESGVNHCHCYSSLFSFQIKHQGQKLTLLAPMCKLMLCAISFCS, from the exons AATCTCAACTCCGTCAGCTTTACCGTTCTCTTGCTTGTCCTCTTGATGGCTTCTACTG GAATCATAGAGACCGAGGCTGCATGCTTCAAGTTTTTCGGCGAATGCAGGGCAGTCCCGTTTCTAGGTACAAATACTAGTTGTACAAACTGTTGTGTGGAAAAAGTTGGGTCTGCAGTCTGTAGTGGACGTGTTGTAGTTGAGTCAGGTGTGAATCACTGCCATTGCTA TtcaagtttgttttctttccaaatAAAACATCAAGGGCAAAAATTAACACTGCTTGCCCCTATGTGTAAGCTTATGTTGTGTGCAATTTCGTTTTGTTCTTAA
- the LOC104777392 gene encoding uncharacterized protein LOC104777392: protein MSVASPIQCIRILNPSSSSSSSTSTSFRFSTNTKPCVFIIRCSQTEGPLRRPSAPPTLREPQKPVPPLQPSSAPSPSPLPPTPQKAVAVDGKSVTTVEFQRQKAKELQEYFKKKKLEAAGQGPFFGFQPKNEISNGRWAMFGFAVGMLTEYATGSDLVDQVKILLSNFGILDLE from the exons atgtcAGTAGCTTCACCGATTCAATGTATCAGGATTCTAaatccatcatcttcttcatcttcttctacctcAACATCTTTTAGATTCTCAACGAATACTAAGCCATGTGTATTCATCATCAGATGTTCTCAAACCGAAGGTCCTTTAAGAAGGCCCTCGGCTCCTCCTACTCTCCGGGAGCCGCAAAAACCTGTTCCTCCATTGCAGCCGTCATCTGctccatcaccatcaccactgCCGCCGACGCCGCAGAAAGCTGTGGCTGTTGATGGGAAGAGTGTAACTACGGTTGAGTTTCAGAGACAGAAGGCTAAAGAGCTTCAAGAGtactttaaaaagaagaagcttgaagCTGCTGGTCAAGGTCCCTTCTTTGGTTTTCAACCCAAAAATGAGATCTCTAATGGAAG GTGGGCTATGTTTGGTTTCGCAGTTGGGATGCTGACAGAGTATGCAACAGGATCTGATCTTGTCGACCAAGTTAAGATCCTTCTTTCGAATTTCGGCATTCTAGACTTGGAATAA
- the LOC104777396 gene encoding UDP-galactose transporter 2, whose product MAPVSKADKKAAVDAAAWMFNVVTSVGIIIVNKALMATYGYSFATTLTGLHFATTTLMTIVLRCLGYIQPSHLPFTELLRFILFANFSIVGMNVSLMWNSVGFYQIAKLSMIPVSCLLEMVFDKIRYSRDTKLSIGLVLVGVGVCTVTDVSVNTKGFVAAVVAVWSTALQQYYVHYLQRKYSLNSFNLLGHTAPAQAATLLVVGPFLDYWLTEKRVDMYDYNLVSVLFITLSCTIAVGTNLSQFICIGRFTAVSFQVLGHMKTILVLVMGFFFFGREGLNLHVVVGMIIAVLGMIWYGNASSKPGGKERRSYSLPTTRQQKLGAASDSDDNEDKA is encoded by the exons atgGCTCCTGTGAGTAAAGCTGATAAGAAGGCAGCAGTAGATGCTGCTGCTTGGATGTTCAATGTCGTCACTTCTGTTGGTATCATCATTGTTAATAAAGCTTTAATGGCGACTTATGGTTATAGCTTTG CTACAACCTTAACTGGTTTACATTTCGCTACAACAACTCTGATGACGATTGTTTTAAGATGTCTTGGTTACATTCAGCCTTCTCATCTTCCGTTTACGGAACTTTTGAGGTTTATTCTGTTTGCAAATTTCTCGATTGTTGGAATGAATGTCAGCCTTATGTGGAACTCTGTCGGTTTTTATCAG ATTGCTAAGCTCAGTATGATACCTGTATCCTGCTTGTTGGAAATGGTTTTCGATAAGATCCGTTACTCCAGAGACACAAAGCTTAGCATAGGACTGGTtcttgttggtgttggtgtttgCACTGTTACTGATGTCAGTGTAAACACTAAAGGATTTGTAGCCGCTGTTGTTGCTGTGTGGAGTACTGCTCTGCAACAATAC TATGTACATTACCTTCAGCGCAAGTACTCACTAAACTCGTTCAACCTATTGGGACATACCGCTCCAGCCCAAGCCGCAACATTGCTTGTAGTTGGCCCGTTTCTTGATTATTGGTTGACAGAAAAAAGAGTAGACATGTACGATTACAACTTGGTTTCCGTG CTATTTATAACCCTGTCGTGCACAATAGCGGTAGGAACCAACCTAAGTCAGTTCATCTGCATCGGAAGATTCACGGCGGTATCATTCCAAGTTCTGGGACATATGAAGACGATCCTGGTGTTAGTAatgggcttcttcttctttggtagAGAAGGTCTAAACTTGCACGTGGTTGTCGGAATGATAATTGCAGTACTTGGTATGATCTGGTACGGTAATGCCTCCTCGAAGCCTGGAGGCAAAGAGCGACGAAGCTATTCTCTTCCAACGACCCGTCAACAGAAACTTGGAGCTGCTTCGGATTCTGACGACAACGAAGACAAAGCCTAG